Proteins encoded within one genomic window of Bradyrhizobium sp. AZCC 1719:
- a CDS encoding glutathione S-transferase family protein, with translation MSLTLHFHPLASFCWKALIALYENDIPFRPNLVDLGNPAERAALLKLWGIGKFPVLRDDARDQTVPESSIIVEYLDSYYRGRARLIPEDPGLALQTRLRDRFYDLYVHLPMQKIVTDRLRPEGKRDPYGVEEARAQLHTSYAMIEQQMENGGWAMGEDFSLADCAAVPSLFYGNMAMPFGEAQKNLSAYLERLKERPSVARVLKEAEPYFQMVPKEP, from the coding sequence ATGTCGCTGACCCTGCACTTCCACCCGCTGGCCTCGTTCTGCTGGAAGGCGCTGATCGCGCTTTACGAGAACGACATTCCGTTCCGGCCGAATCTCGTCGATCTCGGCAATCCGGCTGAGCGCGCCGCGCTGCTGAAGCTGTGGGGGATCGGCAAGTTCCCGGTGCTGCGCGACGATGCACGGGATCAGACCGTGCCGGAATCCAGCATCATCGTGGAATATCTCGATTCATACTATCGCGGCCGCGCCCGGCTGATCCCCGAGGATCCCGGCCTCGCCTTGCAGACCCGGCTGCGCGACCGCTTCTACGATCTCTATGTGCATCTGCCGATGCAGAAGATCGTGACGGACCGGCTGCGGCCCGAGGGCAAGCGGGACCCGTACGGCGTCGAGGAGGCGCGGGCGCAGTTGCATACTTCCTACGCCATGATCGAGCAGCAGATGGAAAACGGCGGCTGGGCGATGGGCGAGGATTTCAGCCTCGCCGATTGCGCGGCAGTGCCGTCATTGTTCTACGGCAACATGGCGATGCCGTTCGGTGAAGCGCAGAAAAACCTCAGCGCCTATCTCGAGCGGCTCAAGGAGCGTCCCTCCGTCGCGCGCGTGTTGAAGGAAGCCGAACCGTATTTCCAGATGGTACCCAAGGAGCCCTAA